The region GTAGATACAGGAAATACTATTGAAGCCCTGTTCGAGTACTTTAAAAATACACAAAGACCAAAGTCTGTAAAACTGGCAAGCCTTCTTTTAAAGCCAGAAGTTTATACCAAACAATTTAAAATTGATTACATCGGGAAAGAAATTCCAAACAAGTTTGTATTAGGTTACGGACTGGATTACGATGAACTTGGAAGAAACCTGAAGGATCTTTACCATTTGGAGGATGGGAAAATTAATGATAAGTAATAAAGAATCTAAATAAAAAAGTAAAATGATTAATCTTGTATTATTTGGCCCTCCAGGGAGTGGAAAAGGTACACAAGCTCAGAACTTAATAAAAAAATACAACCTGAAACAGGTTTCCACAGGAGATTTATTCCGTTTCAATATGAAAAATGATACGGAACTTGGAAAGCTGGCAAAGTCATATATTGACAAAGGCGAATTAGTGCCGGATCAGGTAACAATTGATATGCTTATTGACGAGCTAAAGAAGCCTACAGATGCTGCAGGATTTATCTTCGATGGTTTTCCAAGAACTGCTGCACAGACTGAGGCATTGGAACAAATTGTAGAAGAAGAATTAAATCACCCTATCGATATTTGTCTTTCTTTAATAGTTGATGATGAGATCCTGGTAGAAAGATTACTAAAGAGAGGTGAAACAAGCGGAAGAACGGATGATAGTAATGAAGATATTATTCGCAACCGTATCAAAGAATATTATACTAAAACTGCAGAAGTTGCAGAATTGTATAAAAAGCAAGGTAAATATATTGAGGTAAACGGCGTAGGAGAAATTGAAGAAATTTCGAATAAGCTTTTTGCTGAGGTAGATAAAATAAAATAAAATAAAATAAAATAAAATTTGAAATTTGAGATTTGAAATCTCGAATTTCAAATCTCAAACTTCAAATTTTTAGAATGTCCAATTTTGTAGATTACGTAAAAATTCATTGTCAATCAGGTCACGGAGGTGCAGGTTCTGCCCATCTCCGTAGAGAAAAATATATCCCGAAAGGAGGTCCTGATGGGGGAGACGGAGGACGTGGAGGACACGTAATTATGAAAGGAAATGCAAATGAATGGACATTATTACCCCTTCGTTATACAAGACATGTAAAAGCACAACGTGGTGAGAACGGAGGGAAAAGCCAGCTTACAGGTGCTGATGGAGAAGATATTTATATTGAAGTTCCTATCGGTACAATAGCAAAGAATGAAGAAGGTGAGGTGATTGGTGAAATCCTTGAGGATGGGCAGGAAGTTGTTCTGATGCGTGGGGGAAAAGGAGGTTTGGGAAATGAGCATTTTAAATCTGCAACCAACCAAACGCCAAGATATGCACAGCCCGGACTTCCGGGTGAGGAAGGCTTTATCGTATTTGAGCTAAAGGTTTTGGCAGATGTCGGATTAGTAGGCTTCCCAAATGCCGGAAAATCTACTCTTTTATCAGCAGTATCTGCCGCAAAGCCAAAGATTGCGAATTACGCCTTTACGACATTAACACCCAATCTGGGGATTGTTAATTACCGAAATTATAAATCTTTTGTAATGGCAGATATCCCTGGTATTATCGAGGGTGCTGCAGAAGGAAAAGGTTTAGGACATCGTTTTTTGAGACACATAGAGAGAAACTCTATTCTTTTATTCCTTATCCCTGCTGATTCAGAAGATCATTTTCAGGAATTTAAGATACTTGAAAATGAATTGAAAGAATACAATCCGGAGCTTTTGGACAAAGATTTTTTAATCTCTGTTTCCAAATCAGACTTACTGGATGAAGAATTAAAAACAGAAATTGCAGCAGAATTTCCTGAGAATCGTCAGCCACTATTTTTCTCCGGAGTTACAGGAGAAGGACTTACTGAGTTGAAGGATGCTATCTGGAAAATGTTGCACGGATAATCGTTGTCTATTTCCGTTTACATTACGATTTAAAAATATATATTTGAATTTCAACGATCTAAAATTAATAGAACCTATTTCCAAAGCATTGCAGGAAGAAGGTTACAAGACTCCGACTTCTATTCAGGAGCAAGCAATACCGAAAATTCTTGCCGGAAAAGATCTGTTAGGATGCGCGCAAACAGGTACCGGAAAAACGGCAGCTTTTGCAATTCCCATCTTACAGTTGCTTACTGAAAGAAGTGAGAACAAACATCGGAAAGGTGTTGTAAAAGCATTGATATTAACGCCTACTAGAGAGCTGGCAATACAAATAGAAGAGAACTTTGAAGCTTATGGAAGACACTTGCCATTGAAAACAATGGTGATCTTCGGTGGAGTAAAACAAGGAGCTCAGGAAGAAAAGCTAAAAAGAGGAGTAGATATACTTGTTGCCACTCCTGGTCGTTTACTGGACTTTATAGGACAGGGGATTATCACTTTGAAAAATCTGGATATTTTTGTTCTGGATGAGGCCGACAGAATGCTCGATATGGGCTTTGTTCACGATGTAAAGCGTATTTTAAAGTATCTGCCGGAGAAAAGACAAAATCTTTTCCTTTCCGCAACAATGCCCAAAGAGATACAAAAACTAGCATCAGAGATACTGGTAAATCCTGTAAAAGTAGAAGTTGCACCTGTATCATCAACAGCTGAAACAATCGATCAGTCAGTTTTCTTTGTAGAGAAAGAAGATAAGATTAATCTTCTTATTCACTTATTACAGGATCAAAGTTTATCTCCCGTTATTGTCTTCTCTCGTACGAAGCACGGAGCCGATAAAATTGCTAAAAAACTTAATCAGTCAAAAATTTCTGCTGAAGCGATTCATGGTAACAAATCCCAGAATGCAAGGCAGAACGCTCTGAATAATTTCAAGAGTGGAAAAACAAGAATTCTTGTAGCTACTGATATTGCAGCGAGAGGAATTGATATTGATAATCTGAAATATGTTGTAAACTTTGAACTTTCAGATGTAGCGGAAACCTATGTACACCGTATCGGAAGAACGGGTAGAGCAGGAGCTTCCGGAACATCATTCTCATTTGTTGATGGATTGGATCTGGTAAATCTGAGAAATACAGAGAAATTAATTGGTAAGAAAATCTTTGTAAACAAAGAGCATCCATTCCATACAGATAATCTGGTAGAGCAAAAAAGGGATTCTAACAATAAGCCAGTGCCTGCCGGAGCAAGACCTGCGAATACTGGGAATAATAGAAACAGCAGAAATACAAAATCTTCTAAAAAGCCTTTTTTTAGAGGAAAGAAGAAATAGTTTTTTCTGTTAAATCTTATAAGATAAAAGCTGCCTAGGCAGCTTTTTTATTTCGTTCCGAAAATATTCAGTGCATTCTGATTGGTTACTGCTTCAATCTCTTTATAATCTTTCTTGTAAAGATCTACAAGTTTGCCAAGAACTAAGGCAGTATAGGCACTTTCGTTTCTTTTTCCACGATGTGGAACAGGAGCCAGATATGGAGAATCGGTTTCCAGAACAATTTTGTCCAAAGGAATTTCATTTAGAAACTGATCTATTTTCCCATTTTTAAAAGTAACAACACCACCTATTCCCAGGATAAATCCTAAATCTATGGCATGCTGTGCCTGATCCAGATTACCGGAAAAACAATGGAATATGCCTCTTAATTTTGGATGTTTCTTTCTTTCCAAAACTTCAAAAGTTTCATTAAAGCTTTCTCTTGTATGGATTACAATTGGTAAATCCATTTCAATAGCCCAGTCAATTTGCTGCTCAAATGCCTTTACCTGAATATCCAATGTAGATTTGTCCCAGTAAAGATCTATTCCAATTTCTCCTATAGCGCAGAACGGTCTTTTACCCAGATATTCTTTTACCAATGCAAGCTCTTTTTGCCAGGTTTCTGGCTGTACGCTGCATGGATGCAATCCCATCATTGCAAAAATTTCATCAGGATATTGGCTTTCCAGTTCCAACATTTTTTCGTGAGTTTCCGAATCTATAGCAGGAAGATAAAATTTTTCAACACCAGCTTCTTTAGCCCGTTTAATAGCCTCATCTCTGTCTTCATCAAATTGTTCGGAGTATAGGTGGGTGTGAGTATCAATCATTTTATTATTATCAATTGTTTGTTGTAAAGGTTATTTATGGCTTGCAATCTTAAATTTTCACATTACTGAAAATTTTGTGATGTACTGTTTGCTGTTGCGCGTCAATCCGTTCTTTCAATTTTTCCTTAAAAATAATATATTCTTCGGAGTTATGCTGAACGGGGCGGTGCTGAAGCGCCTGATTTATTTTCATATTCTCTTTCATAAAGTTCAGCGTTTCCGGTGTAATATAAGCTTTCGAAAACTTTTCCCAGATGTATTGTATAGCCTGATTGTTTGGATGAATCAGGTCTTCTTTATAAAACCTGTAATCTCTGAGGTCATCCATCAAGATTTCATAAATTGGCAAATATTCGCAATATTCTGATACTTCTACCAATTCATGAACTGCATTAATGAGTAAAGCTTTGCTTCGTTGGTTTTCTACAATACCATCCTTAACATGTCTTACAGGGCTAATAGTAAATAGCACCTGTAGTTTTTCAGAGGAAATGTCTTTCAGCATATTAATCGTTTCCGAAATAGCATCAGTAATTTCCAGATGAGACAGAAGTCTTTTTGTAAAATGTTTCTGAGGTATTTTATGGCAATTCGCTACAATTTTATTTTGCTCTGTAAACTCATATACCCAGGAAGTTCCATAGGTAATAATAACCCATCTGGCTTCTCTTAAAAATTCAACCGCTTCATTTAACGATTGGTTAATTCTGTCAAGACTTTTATGAAGATATTGATCATCAAAGCTCGTATGATGATCCAGACTGATATATTTTCCCTGATGATAAATGAAATCATCCTCAGTATATTCCCGGCCCTCATAAATCCTTTTCAGTGCATTATTTACTGCTACAGGATGGAATATTGTTCCGAAAGGATTGTTGACGGTTTGTAACTGTCCGGAAGCAAAAATGGAAGCCATTTCTGTAGCGAAACAACTTCCAATGCTGAAAATACGATCTTCAGCCTGAATTTTCTGCTTGCTTTCGGCAAGTTGTATTTCAGTTCTGAAAAGCATTTATATTATGAATCTCTTTTCAACAAATAGTTTGCAAGCTCTATGAATGGTTGCTTCTTATCGTCAGGGAGATTAATTTTATTTAAATAATGCTGACCTTTTTCATTATGTCTTTGGATCAGACGTTGTACTTTCTCATCAACTTTAGTTCTGCGGAATATTTTTTCTACACCGTAAACTTTGTCAATATTATCAGTTTTCTTAGAATACCAGAAGTTTAGCTCTCTGCGTTCCTCCTCGTTTGCGAATTTTAATGCAATAAGGTACAGGATTGTCTTTTTATTTTCGAAAATATCTCCGGCATGTTTCTTTCCAAACTGTTCCTGCTTTCCGAATACATCCAGATAATCATCCATAATCTGGAATGCAATACCAATATGTAATCCGAAATTGTAAAGATATTCAGCCTGTTCATCACTTGCACCGCCGATAAGAGCTCCTATCTTCAGAGAGGCAGCGCTCAGGACGCCTGTTTTATTAGTGATCATTAACATATAATCACGATAAGTAACGTTTGGCATATTCTCGAAGTTAATATCTAACTGTTGACCTTCACATAATACAGCTCCGGTTTCAGAGAATATTTTCACACATTTTTTGAATAATTCCGGCTCCAGATCTTCGAAGAACTGATAGGCTTTAATCATCAAAGCATCACCCGAAAGAATACCTGTGTTGATACCATGCAACGTATGAATTGTAGGTTTATTACGACGCAGTGGAGCTTCATCCATAATGTCATCATGAATCAGCGTAAAATTATGGAAAAATTCGATTGCCAGTGCCGGCTTTATCGCTGTATCCATATCTCCACCGAAAAGATCACATGCCATCATTACCATCATCGGGCGCAATCTTTTTCCACCGTGTGAGATAATGTAGTTAATAGGGTCATATAGCTCAGATGGCTTCTGCGTAAATTTGTATTTCTCTATTCCTTCGGAAACAAGGTCCTGGTATTGATCAAAAAACTTCATACTACAAAAATAATATTTTTACGTTCATTTCAGACTTTATAGACATAAAAAAACTACCCGAAAAGGGTAGTTTTATTTCTTTATTGTTTTGTTCTAGAATAATATTACAATAAGATATGCAATAGCAGCTACAATAGCACTAATTGGAATCGTAAGTATCCATGCCCAAAGTAAACTTACTGTAATTCCCCAGCGTACTGCGGAAACACGCTTTGTAAGTCCTACACCAATGATAGAACCTGTAATCGTGTGTGTCGTAGAAACCGGAATAGCTAAATATTCAGTGATGAATAATGTTAGTGCTCCTGCTGTTTCAGCACTTACGCCTTCCAGTGGTGTTACTTTCGTAATCTTAGTTCCCATGGTCTTAATAATCTTCCAACCGCCACTCATTGTTCCCAATGCAATAGCAAGGAAAGATACTAATGGTACCCAAAGGTAATGCTGCGCAAAGTAGTTGAATCTGTCAGCTGAAGGCATTGCAGCATACCCGTCCTGTAAAATGTTTACATGGTAAAAAATTACTGCTGCACCGATAATACCCATTACTTTTTGAGCATCATTCAGTCCGTGTGTTAAACTAAAAAGTGCTGAAGAAGCTAACTGTAGTTTTTTAAACGCCTGATCTGCTTTATGAGGATTACTTCTTTTATAAAGATGTACAATAATCAATGTAATGATAATTGAAATAACCATCCCGATAAAAGGTGCCAGGAAAATAAATAAAAAGATAGGAATTACAACATTAAATTTAACTACGCCCTGAGTCGTAAGCTGTTTGAAAGCTAATGAAAGCGTTTCAAAAAAGCCAAGCCCAGGTTGTGCTGCAGCTATCTGATTGTAATCTGTAACGAAAGCATGCATTAGAGCAGCACCTAAGAAACCTCCGATAAGAGTATGTGATGAAGAGGAAGGGATTCCGAACCACCAGGTAAGCAGGTTCCATGCTATAGCAGCAATAAGTCCTGCAAAAATTACTTCGAGAGTAATGAAATTTTCGTTAACCGTTTTAGCAATGGTATTCCCGATTTTAAATTCTCCTATTACATATGCTGCAAGGAAGAAAGCTGCAAAATTCCATAATGCTGCCCACAATACGGCCTGAAAAGGCGTTAATACTTTTGTGGATACAATTGTAGCAATAGAATTGGCTGCGTCATGAAAACCATTGATATAATCAAAGATTAATGCTAAAGCAATAATAACTATTAGTAAAATAGGAAAATCCATTCTGTGTGTTATATATTAGTTTAGGCGTATTTAATCATGATGTTTTCAATAGTATTGGCTACATCTTCAGCCTTATCTGTAACGATTTCAAGATAGTTTAATACAGATGAAACTTTGATAACGTTTATAGCGTCATTTGTTTCAAATAGTTCTACCATTGAGTTTGACAATAAATCATCCGCAATATTTTCAATAGAATTTACTTTTATACATGCTTCTTTTACCTGCTCCATATTTTTGAATCCTTTCAGATTCTTCATTGCATTCTGAATCTCAATACAAGCTTTATGAATTAATAAAGAGAAGTCAGTGTATGATTTTTGTTGTGGAGATTTGTACAAGTAAATATACTTTGCAGAAGCATAAATATAGTCAGCAATATCATCAAGACCTGTAGCCAGTTCATGGATGTCTTCACGGTCGAAAGGTGTGATAAAGTTTTTTCCTAGTTCCACAAAAATCTCGTGAGTAAGATCATCATTTTTGTGTTCGTAGTCGCTCATTTTTTTTAGCATTGAATCGTCGTTCAGATCAAAATCCTTTAAACCATTGTTAAACTCATTTGACATCTCGACAAGATTGTCTGTTACTTTTTCAAAAAGGACAAAGAAAATCTTATCCTTTGGTTGAAATGCGTGGAAAATATTACCAATTCCCATTATGATATAATCTTTAAAAGTTTGTGCAAATATCGGGAAAACGATTTTGTGTTTTCAGGGGTGAATATTAATTTTTGTTAACATAAAAAACACTGCCGTTTGGCAGTGTTTTAAATATTTAGAATAAAGTAAGTTAGATTAGTTAGCAACCTCCAAACGCATCTCTCTGCCTTTGAATTTTTTGTTGTTAATGTTACCCATTACTTCATTTTTGAAGCTTTTTTCTACTTCGAAGAATGTGAATTTTTCTAAGATTTCAATATCTCCGATATCAGCTTTTTTACCTGATTTTTTAGTAGACTGGTTGATGATATCCAATACGTCTACTTTTTTCAGTTCATCTCTCTTTCCTAGGTTAAAGAAGAAACGTACCATGTTTTCACTTTTCTTTCTCGATTTACGATCTCCACGGTCTCTGCTGTTTCTGTCTCCTCTGTCCCTGTCTCTGTCACGACTACGCTCACGTCTGCTTCCTCTCTCAGAATCATCTCGGCCGTTAAACTTCTGCTCAGCAATATCATTACGATTTTCGTAATACAATGCCATGTCACGAAGCTGGAACTGTAATAGCTGACCAACAAGTTCTTCTTTAGTGAAGTTAGAAAGATCAGGAATTAAAGAAGCATCAAATTCAAAATAATTTTCGTGTTCAGAGAATAATTTTTCAAAAACACCTTCTACCTGAGCTTTGATAATTTCTTTTCCGGTAGGGATCTTCATCTCATTAATCTCAATCTTACTTTGGCTCTTAATCTGCTTCAGCTTGCGACTTTCTTCAGGTTTGATTAAAGCAATTGATATACCATCTTTTCCTGCTCTACCAGTTCTACCGCTTCTGTGTACAAATACTTCAGGATCGTCTGGTAAAGAGAAATGGATAACGTGAGTTAAAGAATCTACATCTAGTCCTCTTGCAGCAACGTCGGTAGCAACCAGGATGTCGATATTCTTTAAACGGAACTTCTTCATTACAGTATCACGCTGTGCCTGAGAAAGGTCACCGTGAAGTGCATCTGCTGCATAACCATTCTGCATAAGGAAATCGGCAACTTCCTGAGTTTCCATACGCGTACGGCAGAAAATAATAGAATATTGATTCGGGTTATTGTCAATAAGCCTTTTTAAAGCTTCTTTTTTCTGACGGTATCCTACTACATAATATTCATGTTTAATGTTCTTCTTAACCTCGTTAATAGAACCTACAGAAATTCTGTGCGGTTTAGTCAAGTAATTCTTAGAAATACGTTCTACTTCCTTGCTCATTGTCGCTGAGAAAAGGAAAGTCTGTTTGGTTTCCGGAGTTTCACTGATGATTGTTTCCAAGTCATCTTTGAAGCCCATTGAAAGCATTTCATCTGCTTCGTCTAATACCAACCAGTGAATATTGGAAAAATCCAAAGATTTACGATTGATCAAATCGATAACACGTCCCGGTGTACCCACAATAATTTGTGGTTTTTCACGAAGAGATCTGATTTGGTCATTAATGCTGCTACCACCATATACGGCAACAGTTTTAATGTTAGGAAGGTATTTAGAGTAGTTTTTTATGTCTTTTGTAATCTGAAGACATAATTCGCGCGTTGGACACAATACCAAAAATTGGATTTTGCGGCTTGTGTCATCTACCATATCCAAAATTGGAAGGGAAAAAGCTGCAGTTTTTCCGGTACCCGTCTGCGCCAGAGCGATAAGGTCTCTGATGTCCGATGATATAAAGGGTATTGTTTGTTTCTGGATTTCAGTAGGGCTCTCGTAGCCTAGTTCACCAATAGCCTTCAGAATTTCAGGACTTAAATTGGTTTCGGTAAATAAATTCATTAATTTCTTAAATATTTTGCAAAGATACGATTTTTAACTTAAACATTTTTTTATAAATACAAAAGCACATCATTTAACTAAGATGTGCTGAGCGAATTACCTTATTTTTAAGATTATTTTTTAAGGAGTTTATTGATAGTTATTTGTATTTCCGGATCGTCCGGAGTGATAGCATAATATTTAGCAATCTTAGTTTTCTGATCGATAACCAGATAGCGCGGAATCCAGTTAAGATCAATATAATTATTAAAATTGTTTTTCCATCCCTCAGAAAACCAATAATTTTCTTTTCCCTTCATATTGAATTTTTCAAGACTTTTGTCAAATCCTTCTCTGTTGCGATCCAATGAAAAGAATACAAAATGAACCTCAGGATTATTTTTCTCCAGTTCTTCTGCCTTTGGTAATGCCAGAATACAATCTCTGCACCAACCAGCCCAAAGATCAAGTACAATAACTTTTCCTTTATGTTTACTGAATACATCTTTAATAGATATGACGTCTCCGTTCTCAGCAGTGATTTTCTGTGCTAAAGCTTCTTTTGTAAATATAGTTTTTAATACTTTAGGAGTTTGCTGAGCGATGGCTAAACCGGATAAAATTATTCCAAAAAATAGGATGGCTCTTTTCATGTCTCTTTAAATTGTTATAACAAAGCTATATAAAATATAGGAATTAAAGAACAACTATTTTATCCAATAATTAAGATATGAGCTTTTGGGTAATCTGATATTTAGTTACTTCCAATAGCTTTTCCTTCGGGGTTTATAAAGATTTCTTCTTAAAAATCAGATTTAAATTTGTCTTAAAAATGAATTAGAGCTAACTTTGCATGAATCTAAATTTATAGTAAAATATGTCAACTTACGTTGTAGTAGGCCTTCAGTACGGAGATGAAGGTAAAGGTAAAATTACGGATGTTCTTTCCGCTAAATCAGATTACGTAGTACGTTTTCAAGGTGGAGACAATGCAGGACATACTGTATATGTAGGAGATAATAAATTTGTCCTGCAACTTTTACCATCAGGTGTTTTACAATGCCGTGGAAAATGTTTCCTTGCTAATGGGGTAGTAGTAAATCCTAAATCTTTCCTGAAGGAAATTCAGCAAATTGAAGATAAAGGAATGAAAACAGATCACGTGTTTATTAGCCGCAGAGCGCATGTGATTATGCCTTATCATATTCTCTTAGATACTTACAGAGAAGAAGAGCAGGGAGGTACACAGATCGGAACAACCAAAAAAGGTATCGGTCCATGTTATGAAGACAAAATTTCCAGAGTAGGTATCCGTATGGTAGACTTACTAAATCCTGAAATATTAAGAGAAAAGATTGAAAAAAATCTAAAGCTTAAAAATGCTTTATTCTCCAAATATTTTGGTAAGCCGGAAATGGACGTTGAAGAGATTTACAATGAATTTTTAGAATTAGGAGAAAAACTAAAAGACAGAATTGTAGATACTGAGCTTGAAATAAACGAGGCGATTAAAGAAGGTAAAAATATCCTTTTCGAAGGAGCTCAGGCTTTAATGCTTGATATCGACTTCGGAACTTATCCGTATGTTACATCATCTTCTCCTTCTACAGGTGGAGTTTGTACAGGTGCTGGTGTTCCGCCAACATCTCTTCAGAACCTTATTGGTGTTGCAAAAGCTTACTGTACAAGAGTAGGAAATGGACCATTCCCTACAGAACTGGATAATGAGTTGGGAGAGAATATCCGTAAGATCGGTGGTGAATTTGGTGCTGTAACCGGAAGACCAAGAAGAACAGGTTGGTTGGATCTTGTTTCTTTAAAGCATGCTTGTATGATTAACGGTATCAACAATCTTGTTATTACAAAATTAGATGTAATGACAGGTCTTGGTAAACTAAAGATTGCTACACACTATAAGACTGAAGATGGTAAAATTATTGATTACTTCACTTCTTCCACAACTAAGTTGTATAACTATGAGCCTATCTATGAAGAATTAGAAGGATGGGATGAAGATATTACTACAGTAAGAAGCTATGATGAGCTTCCTGCAGCTGCTAAGAAGTATATTGAGTTTATCGAAAAATACTTGGGTATTAATGTATACCTAGTTTCTGTAGGGCCAGAGCGTTCTCAGAATATTATCAGAAAAGAGCTTTTCTAAGAAAAAAGAAATAGCAGAATTATATAAAAGTTCCGGAAAATATTTTCCGGAACTTTTTTTGTTGAAAAATAGTGTGTGTAAGTGTTTGGAAGGTTAATATTATTCTGAATTCAGGGTTGATGAATATATGTTTTGAGAAAAAAGTTATTATTTGACAAATACTTATCCGATTTTAACAATTTTTTGGAATAAATTTTGATTTGATTGGTGTATATGTGTTAATTTTTTTATTTAATCATCAAAACCACAAATCTATGAAGCCATTCCAACATCTGAACCACGAGTTCGCTTTGAATGAAATTGTTTTTGAAAACAGAAACAAATTTTATGGTGCCTATGATCTGAGAAATCGGGCCGGGCAGTATATGAATAGGGCCCTTTTTTCAGGGATTCTTTTCTTTGGTGCACTAACAGCAGCGGCTATAATTTATACTAATCTTGTGAATTCAAAAGTAGTTGAAGTTCCGCCGCCAACATTATTTAATGGGGTTATTGTTAATGAACCTCTGGATCCTGTGAAACCAAAAGCCCCGGATCCTGTTCAGTCTCAACCACAAAAAGTGGTGAAGACAATTGATACCCAGGTGCCAACTCCGGTAAATAATCCACCAATTGAGAAGATTACGACGAAAGCACCTGATGATGCTGTTCCCGGGACACAAGATATAGAAGGACCAGTTGCAACAAGACCTACAATTCAGGCTGCGATTATTAAGACTCCTGGAGAGGGAATTGTACCTGCGCCTCAACAGCCTAAGGTTCCGACTGATGAAATCGTTACACATTTTGATGTTGAAGCTGCTTATGTTGGTGGTTTAGATTCTTTCCGTAATAAGATTAAAGAGAACTTTGACGGAAGTGTAATGGATGGAACTGAAGGTGTTATCAAGACTATGGTAACCTTT is a window of Elizabethkingia anophelis R26 DNA encoding:
- a CDS encoding DEAD/DEAH box helicase, with amino-acid sequence MNLFTETNLSPEILKAIGELGYESPTEIQKQTIPFISSDIRDLIALAQTGTGKTAAFSLPILDMVDDTSRKIQFLVLCPTRELCLQITKDIKNYSKYLPNIKTVAVYGGSSINDQIRSLREKPQIIVGTPGRVIDLINRKSLDFSNIHWLVLDEADEMLSMGFKDDLETIISETPETKQTFLFSATMSKEVERISKNYLTKPHRISVGSINEVKKNIKHEYYVVGYRQKKEALKRLIDNNPNQYSIIFCRTRMETQEVADFLMQNGYAADALHGDLSQAQRDTVMKKFRLKNIDILVATDVAARGLDVDSLTHVIHFSLPDDPEVFVHRSGRTGRAGKDGISIALIKPEESRKLKQIKSQSKIEINEMKIPTGKEIIKAQVEGVFEKLFSEHENYFEFDASLIPDLSNFTKEELVGQLLQFQLRDMALYYENRNDIAEQKFNGRDDSERGSRRERSRDRDRDRGDRNSRDRGDRKSRKKSENMVRFFFNLGKRDELKKVDVLDIINQSTKKSGKKADIGDIEILEKFTFFEVEKSFKNEVMGNINNKKFKGREMRLEVAN
- a CDS encoding TlpA family protein disulfide reductase, which gives rise to MKRAILFFGIILSGLAIAQQTPKVLKTIFTKEALAQKITAENGDVISIKDVFSKHKGKVIVLDLWAGWCRDCILALPKAEELEKNNPEVHFVFFSLDRNREGFDKSLEKFNMKGKENYWFSEGWKNNFNNYIDLNWIPRYLVIDQKTKIAKYYAITPDDPEIQITINKLLKK
- a CDS encoding adenylosuccinate synthase yields the protein MSTYVVVGLQYGDEGKGKITDVLSAKSDYVVRFQGGDNAGHTVYVGDNKFVLQLLPSGVLQCRGKCFLANGVVVNPKSFLKEIQQIEDKGMKTDHVFISRRAHVIMPYHILLDTYREEEQGGTQIGTTKKGIGPCYEDKISRVGIRMVDLLNPEILREKIEKNLKLKNALFSKYFGKPEMDVEEIYNEFLELGEKLKDRIVDTELEINEAIKEGKNILFEGAQALMLDIDFGTYPYVTSSSPSTGGVCTGAGVPPTSLQNLIGVAKAYCTRVGNGPFPTELDNELGENIRKIGGEFGAVTGRPRRTGWLDLVSLKHACMINGINNLVITKLDVMTGLGKLKIATHYKTEDGKIIDYFTSSTTKLYNYEPIYEELEGWDEDITTVRSYDELPAAAKKYIEFIEKYLGINVYLVSVGPERSQNIIRKELF
- a CDS encoding energy transducer TonB translates to MKPFQHLNHEFALNEIVFENRNKFYGAYDLRNRAGQYMNRALFSGILFFGALTAAAIIYTNLVNSKVVEVPPPTLFNGVIVNEPLDPVKPKAPDPVQSQPQKVVKTIDTQVPTPVNNPPIEKITTKAPDDAVPGTQDIEGPVATRPTIQAAIIKTPGEGIVPAPQQPKVPTDEIVTHFDVEAAYVGGLDSFRNKIKENFDGSVMDGTEGVIKTMVTFIVERDGTITNIKADGPNKDFNAEAIRTIKSVKGKWNPAKLEGQNVRSYFRIPVSMKFE